Proteins encoded together in one Mycobacterium simiae window:
- a CDS encoding class II 3-deoxy-7-phosphoheptulonate synthase, which translates to MNWTVDIPIDQLPALPPLPADLRTRLDAALAKPAAQQPAWPDDQAAAMRTVLESVPPVTVPSEIVRLQEQLAQVARGEAFLLQGGDCAETFVDNTEPHIRGNVRTLLQMAVVLTYGASLPVVKVARIAGQYAKPRSADIDALGLKSYRGDMINGFAPDAAAREHDASRLVRAYANASAAMNLMRALTSSGLASLHLVHDWNREFVRTSPAGARYEALATEIDRGLRFMSACGVSDRNLQTAEIYASHEALVLDYERAMLRLSDSEDGDPQLYDLSAHTVWIGERTRQLDGAHVAFAEVIANPIGVKLGPTMTPELAMEYVERLDPQNKPGRLTLVSRMGNNKVRDLLPPIIEKVQATGHQVIWQCDPMHGNTHESSTGYKTRHFDRIVDEVQGFFEVHRALGTHPGGIHVEITGENVTECLGGAQDISDHDLGGRYETACDPRLNTQQSLELAFLVAEMLRD; encoded by the coding sequence ATGAACTGGACCGTCGACATACCGATCGACCAGCTGCCGGCGTTGCCGCCGCTGCCCGCCGACCTGCGGACGCGGCTGGACGCTGCGCTGGCCAAGCCGGCCGCACAGCAGCCGGCCTGGCCCGACGATCAGGCCGCGGCGATGCGCACCGTGCTGGAAAGCGTGCCGCCGGTGACGGTGCCTTCCGAAATCGTCCGGCTACAAGAACAACTCGCCCAGGTCGCCAGGGGGGAGGCATTCCTGCTGCAAGGCGGTGACTGCGCCGAGACGTTCGTCGACAACACCGAGCCCCACATCCGGGGCAACGTGCGAACGCTGTTGCAGATGGCCGTCGTGCTGACCTACGGCGCCAGCCTGCCGGTGGTCAAGGTGGCCCGCATCGCGGGTCAGTACGCCAAGCCGCGCTCGGCCGACATCGACGCGCTGGGTCTGAAGTCGTACCGGGGCGACATGATCAACGGCTTTGCGCCGGACGCCGCTGCCCGCGAACACGACGCGTCGCGGCTGGTGCGCGCCTACGCCAACGCCAGCGCGGCGATGAACTTGATGCGGGCGTTGACCTCGTCCGGTTTGGCGTCGCTGCACCTGGTGCACGACTGGAACCGCGAGTTCGTCCGGACCTCGCCGGCGGGTGCCCGCTACGAGGCGCTGGCCACCGAGATCGACCGCGGCCTGCGGTTCATGAGCGCGTGCGGAGTGTCCGACCGCAACCTGCAAACCGCGGAGATCTACGCCAGCCACGAGGCCCTGGTGCTCGACTACGAGCGCGCCATGCTGCGCCTCTCGGACAGCGAGGACGGCGATCCGCAACTGTACGATCTGTCGGCGCACACCGTCTGGATCGGCGAGCGGACCAGGCAACTCGACGGTGCGCACGTGGCGTTCGCCGAGGTGATCGCCAACCCGATCGGCGTCAAGCTCGGCCCGACGATGACGCCCGAGCTGGCGATGGAGTACGTCGAGCGCCTCGATCCGCAGAACAAGCCGGGCCGCCTGACGTTGGTCAGCCGGATGGGCAATAACAAGGTCCGCGATCTGCTGCCGCCGATCATCGAGAAGGTGCAGGCCACCGGTCATCAGGTGATTTGGCAGTGCGACCCGATGCACGGCAACACCCACGAGTCGTCCACCGGATACAAGACCCGCCACTTCGACCGCATCGTCGACGAGGTGCAGGGCTTCTTCGAGGTGCACCGTGCGCTCGGCACCCACCCGGGCGGCATCCACGTCGAGATCACGGGCGAGAATGTCACCGAGTGTTTGGGTGGCGCGCAAGACATTTCGGACCACGACCTGGGTGGCCGCTACGAAACCGCGTGCGATCCGCGGCTCAACACCCAGCAATCACTGGAACTGGCGTTCCTGGTTGCGGAGATGCTGCGCGACTAG